A stretch of the Hippocampus zosterae strain Florida chromosome 18, ASM2543408v3, whole genome shotgun sequence genome encodes the following:
- the pnpla7a gene encoding patatin-like phospholipase domain-containing protein 7a isoform X1 — protein sequence MTCPEGDNGDCGWASSMLVHGKNDITAVTSRVQQFVEERMQTTMLTGVLIGAAVAVAMIGIVVLFLYRRFKHAREQQPGVRHYRFRKRDKVLFYGRKIMRKVQTLSSLPPPPSSSTSVSKQPQRVRKRTKVLSIARKILRIRKDPPTLQPKEPPPSLLEADLTEFDVQSSNLPSEVLYMLKNVRVLGHFDKPLFLELCRHMVFVELQEGEGLFKPGDDDDSIYVVQDGRLELCILENDGTEVAVKDVLPGDSVHSLLSILDIITGFPAPYKTVSARAATRSTILRLPASAFESVFKKYPETLVRVIQIIMVRLQRVTFLALHNYLGLTTELFNPESHAVPLSNVNIVVSEAISGKTTRRLHFQDESGVGTTESPADADGVKDSPSNSHRRQRSISMPPDSAGDMTMACERARVNIDETPPSPATQKSSLKKSVTMQHTPSEVFHYTDSGGQSDAIHLSKSGTIFQAAKKDLLGIIQLQDPSLLEGRVTLHQVKAGSVVARQGDQEVSIQFVISGLLHVYQRMIDREEDTRLFVTHPGELVGQLAVLTGEPLIFTVRAQRDCSFLSISKSHFYEIMRAEPKVVLNVAHTVVRRMSSFVRQIDFALDWMAVEAGRAVYRQGEKSDSTFIVLSGRLRSVIMKEDGKKELIGEYGRGDLIGVVEALTHQNRATTVHAVRDSELAKLPEGALSSIKRKFPQVVTRLIHLLGQKILQQVNLPLTGRSLALHTPGSKWDAGNQASNLSTVAVLPVSEEVPLTAFTLELQHALLAIGPTLLLTSDIIKQRLGAAALDSVHEYRLSSWLGQQEDIHRIVLYQTDYTLTPWTQRCIRQADCIIIVGLGEQDPAVGELERMLEGSAVRAQKQLVLLHKEDGPPPKGTVDWLNMRSWISRHLHLSCPRRVFSKRSLPKLMELYQRVFEKPADRHSDFSRLARVLTGNAIALVLGGGGARGCSQVGILRALCEAGIPIDLVGGTSIGSLLGALYAEDRSHSRMRMRAREWAMEMTSVFKKVLDLTYPVTSMFSGAAFNSSISNVFKSKQIEDLWIPYFNITADISASAMRVHTDGSLWRYVRASMSLSGYLPPLCDPKDGHLLMDGGYINNLPADVARSMGAKVVIAIDVGSRDETNLTNYGDSLSGWWLLWKRLNPLAEKVKVLNMAEIQTRLAYVCCVRHLESVKSSDYCEYIRPPIDRYRTLEFGKFDEIAEVGYQHGKTVFDVWSRSGVVDKMLKDRHQEEFHNTQCKNNVLTCPNASFTDLAEIVSRIEPVKPALVDEESDYHTDYDEEAVESALSDLELYGHYGEHTEGEETADTDEELDERSSRPVNAVTDAP from the exons ATGACTTGCCCCGAAGGTGATAATGGAGACTGCGGATGGGCCAGTTCA ATGCTGGTACACGGCAAAAACGACATCACAGCTGTGACATCCCGAGTGCAACAGTTTGTGGAGGAGAGGATGCAGACTACCATG CTCACGGGTGTCCTGATCGGTGCCGCCGTCGCAGTCGCCATGATCGGGATCGTGGTGCTCTTCTTGTACAGGAGGTTCAAGCATGCCC GTGAACAGCAGCCCGGTGTCCGTCATTATCGCTTCCGAAAACGAGATAAAGTGCTCTTCTACGGTCGGAAAATAATGCGCAAG gtCCAGACGCTGTCCTCACTTCCTCCCCCTCCTTCGTCATCTACCTCGGTGTCCAAGCAACCGCAGCGCGTGCGCAAAAGAACCAAAGTTCTTAGCATCGCTCGCAA AATCCTTCGTATCCGCAAGGATCCTCCTACTCTTCAGCCTAAAGAACCGCCACCCTCTCTGCTGGAGGCTGACCTGACTGAGTTTGACGTGCAGAGCTCCAATCTGCCCTCTGAGGTTCTCTACATGCTGAAGAATGTCAG GGTGTTGGGCCACTTTGACAAGCCGCTCTTCCTGGAGCTGTGTCGACACATGGTATTTGTGGAGCTGCAGGAGGGCGAAGGTCTTTTCAAGCCCGGAGATGACGACGACAGCATCTACGTGGTCCAGGATGGGCGACTTGAGCTCTGCATCTTGGAAAAC GATGGTACAGAAGTGGCGGTGAAGGACGTTCTTCCCGGCGACAGCGTCCACAGCTTGCTCAGTATTCTGGACATCATCACG GGTTTTCCAGCTCCTTACAAGACCGTATCCGCTCGCGCGGCCACGCGCTCCACCATCTTACGTTTACCGGCCTCCGCCTTTGAGTCTGTGTTTAAGAAATACCCCGAGACACTCGTGCGCGTCATTCAG ATAATCATGGTGCGGCTCCAAAGAGTCACTTTCTTGGCATTACATAACTACCTGGGCCTGACCACCGAGCTCTTCAATCCG GAGAGTCATGCAGTGCCTTTGTCCAACGTGAACATTGTGGTGAGTGAGGCAATCTCTGGCAAGACGACTCGCCGTTTGCACTTCCAAGATGAGTCGGGTGTGGGGACCACAGAGAGCCCTGCAGACGCAG ATGGCGTAAAGGACAGTCCTTCGAATAGCCACAGGAGGCAGCGATCCATCTCGATGCCCCCCGACAGCGCAG GTGACATGACGATGGCATGCGAGCGGGCTCGGGTCAACATAGATGAGACTCCGCCCAGTCCCGCTACTCAAAAG TCTAGCCTGAAGAAAAGCGTAACCATGCAGCATACGCCCTCTGAGGTGTTTCACTACACGGACAGCGGGGGGCAGTCCGACGCCATCCACCTGAGCAAGAGCGGAACAATCTTCCAGGCTGCGAAAAAAGACCTGCTGGGGATCATCCAGTTGCAG GATCCCAGCCTCCTTGAGGGAAGAGTGACCCTCCACCAAGTCAAAGCTGGTTCGGTGGTGGCTCGTCAAGGCGATCAG gaagtgAGCATTCAGTTTGTTATTTCAGGCCTACTCCATGTTTACCAGAGAATGATCGACCGCGAGGAAGACACGCGTCTTTTTGTGACGCACCCCGGAGAGCTCGTCGGTCAACTTGCCGTCCTGACCGGAGAGCCCCTCATATTTACAGTCCGAGCCCAACGGGACTGCAGCTTCCTCTCCATTTCCAAATCCCATTTCTATGA GATAATGCGCGCGGAGCCAAAAGTCGTGCTGAACGTCGCCCACACAGTGGTGAGGAGGATGTCATCTTTTGTCAGGCAGATTGACTTTGCGCTCGATTGGATGGCCGTGGAAGCCGGCAGGGCCGTCTACAG GCAGGGAGAGAAATCCGACAGCACTTTCATTGTGCTCAGTGGACGACTGCGCTCCGTAATCATGAAAGAGGACGGCAAGAAAGAATTAATAGGAGAGTATGGCCGCGGTGACCTGATTGGAGTG GTGGAGGCCCTAACCCATCAGAACAGAGCCACCACTGTCCACGCAGTCCGGGACTCCGAGCTCGCCAAACTGCCCGAGGGCGCCCTCAGCTCCATCAAGAGGAAGTTCCCGCAG GTTGTCACCAGACTCATCCACTTGCTTGGACAGAAGATCCTCCAGCAGGTTAATCTTCCTCTAACTG GTCGCAGTTTGGCACTGCACACCCCTGGCAGTAAATGGGACGCAGGCAACCAGGCCTCCAACCTTTCCACAGTGGCAGTCCTGCCCGTCTCTGAGGAGGTGCCGCTCACCGCCTTCACTCTGGAGCTGCAGCATGCGCTCCTCGCGATAG GTCCCACTCTTTTATTGACCAGTGATATCATTAAACAGCGCCTTGGAGCTGCAGCACTAGACag CGTTCATGAATATCGTCTGTCCAGCTGGTTGGGCCAACAGGAAGACATCCATCGAATCGTTCTCTATCAAACCGACTACACGCTGACCCCGTGGACCCAGCGGTGCATTCGTCAGGCCGACTGCATCATCATTGTGGGCCTGGGCGAGCAGGATCCTGCCGTCGGAGAG CTGGAGCGCATGCTGGAAGGAAGTGCCGTGCGCGCCCAGAAGCAGCTGGTTCTCCTACACAAAGAAGACGGCCCCCCTCCCAAGGGCACAGTGGACTGGCTCAACATGCGCAGCTGGATCTCCAGACACCTCCATCTATCATGTCCGCGACGGGTCTTCTCCAAAAGGAGCCTGCCCAAACTG atggagCTGTATCAGCGTGTTTTTGAGAAGCCAGCAGACCGCCACTCGGATTTCTCCCGATTGGCCCGGGTCCTCACTGGGAATGCCATTGCCCTCGTCCTGGGTGGAGGCGGGGCCAG AGGTTGCTCCCAGGTGGGAATCTTGCGAGCGCTCTGCGAAGCTGGCATCCCAATCGACCTCGTGGGCGGCACTTCAATTGGTTCCCTGTTGGGGGCGCTCTACGCCGAGGACCGCAGCCACAGCCGGATGAGGATGAGGGCACGAGAATGGGCAATG GAAATGACTTCAGTGTTCAAGAAGGTTCTCGATTTAACATACCCGGTCACTTCCATGTTTTCTGGCGCCGCCTTCAACTCCAGCATCAGCAACGTCTTCAAGAGCAAGCAAATTGAG GACCTTTGGATTCCGTATTTCAATATCACAGCCGACATCAGCGCCTCAGCAATGAGAGTCCACACTGATG GTTCTCTCTGGAGGTATGTTCGAGCCAGCATGTCGCTTTCGGGGTACCTGCCTCCTCTCTGTGACCCGAAAGATGGACACCTGCTTATGGATGGAGGTTACATCAACAACTTGCCAG CTGATGTGGCACGCTCCATGGGGGCCAAAGTGGTCATAGCTATTGACGTGGGCAGCCGCGATGAAACCAACCTCACCAATTACGGCGACTCGCTGTCAGGCTGGTGGCTGCTATGGAAACGCCTCAACCCTCTGGCAGAGAAAGTCAAG GTGTTGAACATGGCAGAGATTCAGACCCGGTTGGCCTACGTGTGCTGCGTTCGACACCTCGAGTCGGTGAAGAGCAGCGACTACTGCGAGTATATCCGACCCCCCATCGACAGATATCGGACGCTGGAGTTTGGGAAGTTTGATGAGATTGCT GAGGTGGGATACCAGCACGGCAAAACTGTGTTCGATGTGTGGAGTCGCAGTGGAGTGGTGGACAAAATGCTGAAAGACAGACACCAGGAGGAGTTTCACAACACGCAATGCAAGAATAAC GTGTTGACGTGCCCCAACGCTTCCTTCACTGACTTGGCGGAAATCGTCTCCCGCATTGAGCCTGTCAAACCAGCCCTGGTGGATG AGGAGTCAGACTACCACACTGACTATGACGAGGAGGCAGTGGAGAGCGCACTGTCTGACCTGGAGCTTTACGGTCACTATGGAGAGCATACTGAAGGGGAGGAGACTGCGGACACG GATGAAGAACTGGATGAAAGAAGTAGCCGACCCGTCAATGCGGTCACGGACGCTCCCTGA
- the pnpla7a gene encoding patatin-like phospholipase domain-containing protein 7a isoform X2, protein MTCPEGDNGDCGWASSMLVHGKNDITAVTSRVQQFVEERMQTTMLTGVLIGAAVAVAMIGIVVLFLYRRFKHAREQQPGVRHYRFRKRDKVLFYGRKIMRKVQTLSSLPPPPSSSTSVSKQPQRVRKRTKVLSIARKILRIRKDPPTLQPKEPPPSLLEADLTEFDVQSSNLPSEVLYMLKNVRVLGHFDKPLFLELCRHMVFVELQEGEGLFKPGDDDDSIYVVQDGRLELCILENDGTEVAVKDVLPGDSVHSLLSILDIITGFPAPYKTVSARAATRSTILRLPASAFESVFKKYPETLVRVIQIIMVRLQRVTFLALHNYLGLTTELFNPESHAVPLSNVNIVVSEAISGKTTRRLHFQDESGVGTTESPADADGVKDSPSNSHRRQRSISMPPDSAGDMTMACERARVNIDETPPSPATQKSSLKKSVTMQHTPSEVFHYTDSGGQSDAIHLSKSGTIFQAAKKDLLGIIQLQDPSLLEGRVTLHQVKAGSVVARQGDQEVSIQFVISGLLHVYQRMIDREEDTRLFVTHPGELVGQLAVLTGEPLIFTVRAQRDCSFLSISKSHFYEIMRAEPKVVLNVAHTVVRRMSSFVRQIDFALDWMAVEAGRAVYRQGEKSDSTFIVLSGRLRSVIMKEDGKKELIGEYGRGDLIGVVEALTHQNRATTVHAVRDSELAKLPEGALSSIKRKFPQVVTRLIHLLGQKILQQVNLPLTGRSLALHTPGSKWDAGNQASNLSTVAVLPVSEEVPLTAFTLELQHALLAIGPTLLLTSDIIKQRLGAAALDSVHEYRLSSWLGQQEDIHRIVLYQTDYTLTPWTQRCIRQADCIIIVGLGEQDPAVGELERMLEGSAVRAQKQLVLLHKEDGPPPKGTVDWLNMRSWISRHLHLSCPRRVFSKRSLPKLMELYQRVFEKPADRHSDFSRLARVLTGNAIALVLGGGGARGCSQVGILRALCEAGIPIDLVGGTSIGSLLGALYAEDRSHSRMRMRAREWAMEMTSVFKKVLDLTYPVTSMFSGAAFNSSISNVFKSKQIEDLWIPYFNITADISASAMRVHTDGSLWRYVRASMSLSGYLPPLCDPKDGHLLMDGGYINNLPADVARSMGAKVVIAIDVGSRDETNLTNYGDSLSGWWLLWKRLNPLAEKVKVLNMAEIQTRLAYVCCVRHLESVKSSDYCEYIRPPIDRYRTLEFGKFDEIAEVGYQHGKTVFDVWSRSGVVDKMLKDRHQEEFHNTQCKNNVLTCPNASFTDLAEIVSRIEPVKPALVDG, encoded by the exons ATGACTTGCCCCGAAGGTGATAATGGAGACTGCGGATGGGCCAGTTCA ATGCTGGTACACGGCAAAAACGACATCACAGCTGTGACATCCCGAGTGCAACAGTTTGTGGAGGAGAGGATGCAGACTACCATG CTCACGGGTGTCCTGATCGGTGCCGCCGTCGCAGTCGCCATGATCGGGATCGTGGTGCTCTTCTTGTACAGGAGGTTCAAGCATGCCC GTGAACAGCAGCCCGGTGTCCGTCATTATCGCTTCCGAAAACGAGATAAAGTGCTCTTCTACGGTCGGAAAATAATGCGCAAG gtCCAGACGCTGTCCTCACTTCCTCCCCCTCCTTCGTCATCTACCTCGGTGTCCAAGCAACCGCAGCGCGTGCGCAAAAGAACCAAAGTTCTTAGCATCGCTCGCAA AATCCTTCGTATCCGCAAGGATCCTCCTACTCTTCAGCCTAAAGAACCGCCACCCTCTCTGCTGGAGGCTGACCTGACTGAGTTTGACGTGCAGAGCTCCAATCTGCCCTCTGAGGTTCTCTACATGCTGAAGAATGTCAG GGTGTTGGGCCACTTTGACAAGCCGCTCTTCCTGGAGCTGTGTCGACACATGGTATTTGTGGAGCTGCAGGAGGGCGAAGGTCTTTTCAAGCCCGGAGATGACGACGACAGCATCTACGTGGTCCAGGATGGGCGACTTGAGCTCTGCATCTTGGAAAAC GATGGTACAGAAGTGGCGGTGAAGGACGTTCTTCCCGGCGACAGCGTCCACAGCTTGCTCAGTATTCTGGACATCATCACG GGTTTTCCAGCTCCTTACAAGACCGTATCCGCTCGCGCGGCCACGCGCTCCACCATCTTACGTTTACCGGCCTCCGCCTTTGAGTCTGTGTTTAAGAAATACCCCGAGACACTCGTGCGCGTCATTCAG ATAATCATGGTGCGGCTCCAAAGAGTCACTTTCTTGGCATTACATAACTACCTGGGCCTGACCACCGAGCTCTTCAATCCG GAGAGTCATGCAGTGCCTTTGTCCAACGTGAACATTGTGGTGAGTGAGGCAATCTCTGGCAAGACGACTCGCCGTTTGCACTTCCAAGATGAGTCGGGTGTGGGGACCACAGAGAGCCCTGCAGACGCAG ATGGCGTAAAGGACAGTCCTTCGAATAGCCACAGGAGGCAGCGATCCATCTCGATGCCCCCCGACAGCGCAG GTGACATGACGATGGCATGCGAGCGGGCTCGGGTCAACATAGATGAGACTCCGCCCAGTCCCGCTACTCAAAAG TCTAGCCTGAAGAAAAGCGTAACCATGCAGCATACGCCCTCTGAGGTGTTTCACTACACGGACAGCGGGGGGCAGTCCGACGCCATCCACCTGAGCAAGAGCGGAACAATCTTCCAGGCTGCGAAAAAAGACCTGCTGGGGATCATCCAGTTGCAG GATCCCAGCCTCCTTGAGGGAAGAGTGACCCTCCACCAAGTCAAAGCTGGTTCGGTGGTGGCTCGTCAAGGCGATCAG gaagtgAGCATTCAGTTTGTTATTTCAGGCCTACTCCATGTTTACCAGAGAATGATCGACCGCGAGGAAGACACGCGTCTTTTTGTGACGCACCCCGGAGAGCTCGTCGGTCAACTTGCCGTCCTGACCGGAGAGCCCCTCATATTTACAGTCCGAGCCCAACGGGACTGCAGCTTCCTCTCCATTTCCAAATCCCATTTCTATGA GATAATGCGCGCGGAGCCAAAAGTCGTGCTGAACGTCGCCCACACAGTGGTGAGGAGGATGTCATCTTTTGTCAGGCAGATTGACTTTGCGCTCGATTGGATGGCCGTGGAAGCCGGCAGGGCCGTCTACAG GCAGGGAGAGAAATCCGACAGCACTTTCATTGTGCTCAGTGGACGACTGCGCTCCGTAATCATGAAAGAGGACGGCAAGAAAGAATTAATAGGAGAGTATGGCCGCGGTGACCTGATTGGAGTG GTGGAGGCCCTAACCCATCAGAACAGAGCCACCACTGTCCACGCAGTCCGGGACTCCGAGCTCGCCAAACTGCCCGAGGGCGCCCTCAGCTCCATCAAGAGGAAGTTCCCGCAG GTTGTCACCAGACTCATCCACTTGCTTGGACAGAAGATCCTCCAGCAGGTTAATCTTCCTCTAACTG GTCGCAGTTTGGCACTGCACACCCCTGGCAGTAAATGGGACGCAGGCAACCAGGCCTCCAACCTTTCCACAGTGGCAGTCCTGCCCGTCTCTGAGGAGGTGCCGCTCACCGCCTTCACTCTGGAGCTGCAGCATGCGCTCCTCGCGATAG GTCCCACTCTTTTATTGACCAGTGATATCATTAAACAGCGCCTTGGAGCTGCAGCACTAGACag CGTTCATGAATATCGTCTGTCCAGCTGGTTGGGCCAACAGGAAGACATCCATCGAATCGTTCTCTATCAAACCGACTACACGCTGACCCCGTGGACCCAGCGGTGCATTCGTCAGGCCGACTGCATCATCATTGTGGGCCTGGGCGAGCAGGATCCTGCCGTCGGAGAG CTGGAGCGCATGCTGGAAGGAAGTGCCGTGCGCGCCCAGAAGCAGCTGGTTCTCCTACACAAAGAAGACGGCCCCCCTCCCAAGGGCACAGTGGACTGGCTCAACATGCGCAGCTGGATCTCCAGACACCTCCATCTATCATGTCCGCGACGGGTCTTCTCCAAAAGGAGCCTGCCCAAACTG atggagCTGTATCAGCGTGTTTTTGAGAAGCCAGCAGACCGCCACTCGGATTTCTCCCGATTGGCCCGGGTCCTCACTGGGAATGCCATTGCCCTCGTCCTGGGTGGAGGCGGGGCCAG AGGTTGCTCCCAGGTGGGAATCTTGCGAGCGCTCTGCGAAGCTGGCATCCCAATCGACCTCGTGGGCGGCACTTCAATTGGTTCCCTGTTGGGGGCGCTCTACGCCGAGGACCGCAGCCACAGCCGGATGAGGATGAGGGCACGAGAATGGGCAATG GAAATGACTTCAGTGTTCAAGAAGGTTCTCGATTTAACATACCCGGTCACTTCCATGTTTTCTGGCGCCGCCTTCAACTCCAGCATCAGCAACGTCTTCAAGAGCAAGCAAATTGAG GACCTTTGGATTCCGTATTTCAATATCACAGCCGACATCAGCGCCTCAGCAATGAGAGTCCACACTGATG GTTCTCTCTGGAGGTATGTTCGAGCCAGCATGTCGCTTTCGGGGTACCTGCCTCCTCTCTGTGACCCGAAAGATGGACACCTGCTTATGGATGGAGGTTACATCAACAACTTGCCAG CTGATGTGGCACGCTCCATGGGGGCCAAAGTGGTCATAGCTATTGACGTGGGCAGCCGCGATGAAACCAACCTCACCAATTACGGCGACTCGCTGTCAGGCTGGTGGCTGCTATGGAAACGCCTCAACCCTCTGGCAGAGAAAGTCAAG GTGTTGAACATGGCAGAGATTCAGACCCGGTTGGCCTACGTGTGCTGCGTTCGACACCTCGAGTCGGTGAAGAGCAGCGACTACTGCGAGTATATCCGACCCCCCATCGACAGATATCGGACGCTGGAGTTTGGGAAGTTTGATGAGATTGCT GAGGTGGGATACCAGCACGGCAAAACTGTGTTCGATGTGTGGAGTCGCAGTGGAGTGGTGGACAAAATGCTGAAAGACAGACACCAGGAGGAGTTTCACAACACGCAATGCAAGAATAAC GTGTTGACGTGCCCCAACGCTTCCTTCACTGACTTGGCGGAAATCGTCTCCCGCATTGAGCCTGTCAAACCAGCCCTGGTGGATG GATGA
- the clic3 gene encoding chloride intracellular channel protein 3, with amino-acid sequence MQRGQMAQRREESKGDDPKIELFVKASSDAESVGNCPFSQRLFMILWLKGAKFLLTTVDMKRSPDVLKELAPGSQPPFLVFNDEVKTDVNKIEEFLEERLAPPKYPKLCCRYKESLSVGEDVFRKFSAYIKNSIPGLNDMLEKKFLSTLVKLNMYFMTPLPHELDQNPNLTESSRPYLDGDSLTLADCNLLPKLNIVKVVCKVYRNFDIPPELKGLTRYLDNAYKKDEFRLSCPKDIEVLLAYKSVAKYLNK; translated from the exons ATGCAGAGGGGACAGATGGCCCAACGAAGGGAGGAAAGTAAGGGTGACGATCCGAAGATTGAACTCTTTGTCAAG GCCAGCAGTGATGCCGAAAGTGTGGGCAACTGTCCTTTCTCTCAGAGACTCTTCATGATTCTCTGGTTAAAAGGGGCCAAATTTCTACTCACCACAGTAGACATGAAAAG ATCCCCGGATGTGCTGAAGGAGTTGGCTCCGGGCTCTCAGCCTCCGTTTCTGGTCTTCAACGATGAAGTCAAAACGGACGTGAATAAAATCGAGGAGTTCCTGGAGGAGAGATTAGCACCGCCCAA GTACCCCAAATTGTGCTGTCGATACAAGGAGTCCCTGTCAGTTGGAGAAGACGTCTTCCGCAAATTCTCCGCATATATTAAGAATTCCATCCCTGGATTAAATGACA TGTTGGAGAAGAAATTCCTGTCAACCTTGGTGAAGCTCAACATGTACTTTATGACGCCTCTCCCTCACGAGTTGGACCAGAACCCGAACCTCACAGAATCTTCGCGCCCCTACCTGGATGGAGACTCTCTCACTTTGGCCGACTGCAACCTGCTTCCCAAACTCAACATTGTCAAG GTGGTGTGCAAGGTGTACCGCAACTTTGACATCCCCCCTGAACTGAAAGGCCTCACTCGGTACCTGGACAACGCCTACAAAAAGGATGAGTTTCGCCTGAGTTGCCCAAAGGACATCGAGGTCCTCCTCGCGTACAAATCTGTGGCAAAGTATCTCAATAAATAG
- the fut7 gene encoding alpha-(1,3)-fucosyltransferase 7, translated as MASEEVTLLECNQTKKNALTPLRKCQLLTFLCLLPLVLLNVWLKAFSWDSNEQIDSNEQNQVTILMWHEPFRPPTLWTSFMNGDHNCSPSCKIVRRRSLFPTADVVVFHNRELITGQEKLPMDLPRPPGQRWVWMSLESPVHNGDLRKFAGIFNLTMNYRRDADISIPYGERLAKKPEEGENPVQTNTGNKSILACWVVSNYASSYRRSKVHKELSAIVPVKVYGRWTNIPLTSAELIPTISHCYFYLAFENSEAKDYITEKLWKNAYQSGAVPVVLGAPVQDYEAVAPPHSFIHVDEFASVKELAVYLQQVAGDQKLYSEYFQWKRNWKTKLTADWNERLCKICSHFDSLPPNKVYADLAAWDHATGAA; from the exons ATGGCATCTGAGGAGGTTACCCTGTTG GAGTGTAACCAAACCAAAAAGAATGCACTTACCCCACTGAGAAAGTGCCAACTCCTCACCTTCCTCTGTCTTTTACCGCTGGTGCTTCTTAATGTGTGGCTCAAGGCATTCAGCTGGGACTCCAACGAACAAATCGACTCCAACGAACAAAATCAAGTGACGATTCTTATGTGGCACGAACCCTTCAGGCCACCCACTCTTTGGACCAGTTTTATGAACGGGGACCATAACTGCAGCCCGTCCTGCAAGATCGTGAGGCGGAGGTCTTTGTTTCCCACGGCAGATGTGGTGGTGTTCCACAACCGTGAGCTGATCACTGGACAGGAGAAACTCCCGATGGATCTTCCCAGGCCGCCGGGCCAGAGGTGGGTTTGGATGTCCCTGGAGTCCCCTGTTCACAATGGAGACCTAAGGAAATTTGCAGGGATCTTCAACTTGACGATGAACTACAGGAGGGATGCAGATATTTCAATACCCTATGGAGAGCGGCTCGCCAAAAAGCCTGAAGAAGGAGAAAATCCTGTGCAGACCAACACGGGGAACAAAAGCATTCTGGCATGTTGGGTCGTCAGCAACTATGCGAGTTCCTACAGAAGAAGCAAAGTACACAAAGAACTCAGCGCTATAGTTCCTGTGAAGGTCTACGGGCGCTGGACAAATATTCCTCTGACCTCAGCGGAACTCATACCCACCATCTCGCACTGCTACTTCTATTTGGCCTTTGAGAACTCTGAGGCAAAAGACTACATCACAGAGAAGCTGTGGAAAAACGCTTACCAATCGGGGGCGGTTCCCGTTGTCCTGGGAGCTCCCGTGCAGGATTACGAAGCCGTGGCTCCCCCTCACTCCTTCATCCACGTCGATGAATTTGCGTCAGTGAAAGAGCTGGCTGTGTATCTgcagcaggtggcgggagaCCAGAAGCTCTACAGCGAGTATTTTCAGTGGAAGCGGAATTGGAAAACGAAGTTGACCGCCGACTGGAACGAGAGACTGTGTAAGATCTGCTCCCACTTTGACAGTTTGCCTCCAAACAAGGTTTACGCTGACCTGGCTGCGTGGGATCATGCTACTGGCGCGGCGTAA